In the genome of Alphaproteobacteria bacterium, one region contains:
- the lptD gene encoding LPS assembly protein LptD encodes MTHRRLAALAAIAAASLLATVGARAQSLPEVDAQSPVLFTADELQYDDTLGVVTARGNVELTQDNRTVIADTLVYDQVNDLITAQGNVALLEPTGEVLFTDFAELTGDLRNAVIANLGILLSDNARLAANIARRSRDGTRTELAQAVYSPCEVCAEDPTPLWQIKASRVVYDQTDETVRYRDATLEFFGVPLLYTPYLQHPGPNVKRQTGLLAPTFGSSSQLGGYVRAPFYIVIDDQSDATVEPFVTGDRGVAFVGEYRRIFEFGELEARGSATVADRDEGNGIVKEQAFRGHLDAFGIYSIDENWRAGHDLRLSTDDTYRRLYGFDSPTILTSNVYAEGFYGRSYGRADFFAFKDQRPADDANDTPIIFPELLASYVGEPNDFGAYWTVEASSRSLHRGGTGSDSHRFSLGAGWHVPYVSSVGEVVDLSLSLRGDAYYVQDYVNPLTGEVIDGETVGRLFPQAAITWRWPLARYVPPYQVMIEPIAGIVVSPFGNNPEQIPDEDSRGFELDTTNLFDGNRFPGYDRVEGGQRINYGVNMAVYGDGGGYSSLFLGQSLRFGNDDEAFVSGTGVEDELSDLVGRVEIQPDYNFSLVDRFRFNLEDQELKAHDVSLSVGPPALRLSAQYVYALSGDATGEFDDREEVSAVLSSQIDDWWRISTRVRYDLNEGATRVAGFNLAYEDECFVVAGDFERSFFEDREIQQDDRLTVRIGLKTLGELSL; translated from the coding sequence ATGACGCACAGGCGTTTGGCGGCCCTGGCGGCCATCGCGGCGGCAAGCCTGCTCGCGACCGTCGGCGCGCGCGCGCAGAGCCTGCCCGAGGTCGACGCCCAGTCGCCGGTGCTGTTCACCGCCGACGAGCTGCAATACGACGATACCCTCGGCGTCGTCACCGCGCGCGGCAATGTCGAGCTGACCCAGGACAATCGCACGGTCATCGCCGACACGCTGGTCTACGACCAGGTCAACGACCTGATCACCGCCCAGGGCAACGTCGCCCTGCTGGAGCCGACCGGCGAGGTTCTGTTCACGGATTTCGCCGAGCTGACCGGCGACCTGCGCAACGCGGTGATCGCCAACCTGGGCATCCTGTTGTCGGACAATGCCCGGCTCGCCGCGAACATCGCCCGGCGCAGCCGCGACGGCACCCGCACCGAGCTGGCGCAGGCGGTGTATTCGCCCTGCGAGGTCTGCGCCGAGGACCCCACGCCGCTCTGGCAGATCAAGGCCAGCCGCGTCGTCTACGACCAGACCGACGAGACCGTGCGCTATCGCGACGCGACGCTGGAGTTCTTCGGCGTCCCGCTGCTCTATACGCCCTACCTGCAGCACCCCGGCCCGAACGTGAAGCGGCAGACCGGCCTGCTGGCGCCGACCTTCGGCAGCAGCTCCCAGCTCGGCGGCTATGTGCGGGCGCCGTTCTACATCGTGATCGACGATCAGTCCGACGCCACGGTCGAGCCCTTTGTGACCGGCGATCGCGGTGTCGCCTTCGTCGGCGAATACCGCCGGATCTTCGAGTTCGGCGAGCTCGAGGCCAGGGGCAGCGCGACGGTGGCCGACCGCGACGAGGGCAACGGCATCGTGAAGGAGCAAGCCTTCCGCGGCCACCTCGACGCCTTCGGCATCTACTCGATCGACGAGAACTGGCGCGCCGGCCACGATCTGCGCCTCAGCACCGACGACACCTATCGCCGCCTCTACGGCTTCGACAGCCCGACCATCCTGACCTCGAACGTCTATGCCGAGGGGTTCTACGGCCGCAGCTACGGGCGGGCCGATTTCTTCGCGTTCAAGGACCAGCGCCCCGCCGACGACGCCAACGACACCCCGATCATCTTTCCCGAGCTGCTGGCCAGCTATGTCGGCGAACCCAACGACTTCGGCGCCTATTGGACCGTCGAAGCGTCGTCGCGCTCGCTGCACCGCGGCGGCACCGGTTCCGACAGCCATCGCTTCTCGCTCGGCGCCGGCTGGCACGTGCCCTATGTCTCGTCGGTGGGCGAGGTGGTCGACCTCTCGCTGAGCCTGCGCGGCGACGCGTACTACGTGCAGGACTACGTCAACCCGCTGACCGGCGAGGTGATCGACGGCGAGACGGTGGGCCGCCTGTTCCCGCAGGCGGCGATAACCTGGCGCTGGCCGCTGGCCCGCTACGTGCCGCCGTACCAGGTCATGATCGAGCCGATCGCCGGCATCGTGGTCTCGCCCTTCGGCAACAACCCGGAGCAGATTCCGGACGAGGACAGCCGCGGATTCGAGCTGGACACCACCAACCTGTTCGACGGCAACCGTTTCCCCGGCTACGACCGGGTCGAGGGCGGCCAGCGCATCAACTACGGTGTCAACATGGCCGTCTATGGCGACGGCGGCGGCTATTCCAGCCTGTTCCTGGGCCAGAGCCTGCGCTTCGGCAACGACGACGAGGCCTTCGTCAGCGGCACCGGCGTCGAGGACGAGCTGTCGGACCTGGTCGGCCGCGTCGAGATCCAGCCGGACTATAACTTCAGCCTTGTCGACCGCTTCCGCTTCAACCTGGAGGACCAGGAGCTGAAGGCCCACGACGTGTCGCTGTCGGTGGGCCCGCCGGCGCTGCGGCTGAGCGCGCAATACGTCTATGCGCTGAGCGGCGATGCGACCGGCGAGTTCGACGACCGCGAGGAGGTGTCCGCCGTGCTGTCGTCGCAGATCGACGACTGGTGGCGCATTTCGACGCGGGTGCGCTATGATCTCAACGAAGGGGCGACCCGGGTTGCGGGCTTCAACCTGGCCTATGAGGACGAGTGTTTCGTGGTCGCGGGCGACTTCGAGCGCAGTTTCTTCGAAGATCGCGAGATCCAGCAGGACGACCGGTTGACCGTGCGCATCGGGCTGAAGACCCTGGGCGAACTTTCGCTCTGA